From Pseudothermotoga thermarum DSM 5069, a single genomic window includes:
- the ruvC gene encoding crossover junction endodeoxyribonuclease RuvC, translated as MIIFGVDPGFGILGYGVLKVEGNIVEHVAHGVIETEKDLQMSLRLKILYENLVKLFEKYKPKELAVEKLFFFRNVTTAISVGEARGVVLLLAAQKNIEVFEYTPHEVKKAITGSGKATKKDVQRMVKMFLNLKEIPKPDDAADALAIAWCHALARNIRRLGV; from the coding sequence GGGATTCTTGGCTATGGGGTTTTGAAGGTCGAAGGAAACATCGTTGAACACGTGGCTCACGGTGTAATTGAAACAGAGAAAGATCTTCAAATGTCTCTGCGATTGAAAATCCTTTATGAGAATTTGGTCAAGTTGTTTGAAAAGTACAAACCAAAGGAATTGGCTGTTGAGAAATTGTTTTTCTTTAGAAATGTAACAACTGCCATATCGGTTGGGGAAGCCAGGGGTGTAGTTTTGCTTTTGGCTGCTCAAAAGAATATCGAAGTCTTCGAATACACGCCCCACGAAGTTAAAAAGGCCATAACAGGCAGCGGAAAAGCAACGAAGAAAGATGTACAAAGGATGGTTAAGATGTTTTTGAACTTGAAGGAAATACCAAAGCCAGACGATGCCGCTGATGCTTTGGCTATAGCTTGGTGTCATGCACTTGCAAGGAACATACGGAGGTTGGGTGTATGA